The Rhinolophus sinicus isolate RSC01 linkage group LG07, ASM3656204v1, whole genome shotgun sequence genomic interval aatcatctcagaaggaaagaaacacGGTCTTGAGAGAGCTGGAAAGTGTCAGAAAACCCACAGGCTTTAGTAATTGAGAAAGTACTAGAGGGAAgtaggtttttccttttttttttctccactttttttttgtagtttcatGTGTACGAAACACTGtaatagacatttttcatttataccctcacaaagtgataacctccctcagcaattccactcctaggtatctatccagggAAACAGGTTTTTTCTATGTAGGCCTTTGTCTCCTGAAAGTTTATAAAGCTGATATTGACCCAAGTTactgaaagttttaaaatggaaaaagaacataCACAGTGCTGTGAGGGATCAAAGTAGTAAAAATTATTAGTACTTTTTGAAACAGTACATTATTAGCCTTTTATAATTACAATATAAAGTTTGGGTCCTCAAATTTATGGTACATTGAaatgacagttttgttttaaattttttatcactAAAATCTCAATGATAGTTTAAGAAGGAAATTCCTTTTTCAGTTCTATAATGGAATATTCCAAGTATAGAAAGAATTGAGCTATTaagatatttatagatatttatatctAGCTTAAAGGTTTTATATCTGTTATCGAAAGTGTTATTTGTATAGTGCATAGAAATATACTTAATCTAAGGGGTTTCCTCAAATTTGTTATCTATCtgtctttgtggttttttttttttttcctttttggaggaggaggagatactCCATGAACACGaagatttccaaaatttattttttacatgtaaCAAATCGTTTTATATATCTCATTTTatgaaaagtattaaaatgagatttttctccCTTGTTCTCAACAGTAGGCTTTATCTAACTAAGTTAATGGCTGCTGTGGTGTGGAAAAGCCATTTGTAAAATAACGTTTTGTAAAAATGGTCATTTGCCTTTCTGCTATTTGGGTTATATGCATAAAATTATTAGAATGTTAATCTATTGAAAACCACCCAttattgaataatttttgtttctttcattcttgtGTAGAAGCCAATAGGGCAGCATCAGCAAATTGCTGTTTCTGGTATGTTGATGTATCTGATCTTCAAAGGAGTTGTTAGGACAcactgaagtttttgttttgttttcctgttttcccttAACAGGCAGTGGAAGACGAAATGGCCGGTCCTAATCAACTCTGCATTCGCCGCTGGACTACGAAGCATGTAGCTGTTTGGCTGAAGGATGAAGGCTTCTTTGAATATGTGGACATTTTGTGCAATAAGCATCGACTTGATGGAATCACATTGCTAACGCTGACTGAATATGATCTCCGGTCTCCTCCTCTGGAAATCAAAGTCTTAGGGGACATTAAAAGGTTAATGCTCTCGGTCCGAAAACTGCAGAAAATACACATTGATGTTTTAGAAGAGATGGGCTACAACAGTGATAGTCCCCTGAGTTCCATGACCCCTTTCATCAGTGCTCTTCAGAGCGCAGAGTGGCTCTGTAATGGGGAGCCTTCACATGACTGTGATGGACCCATCGCTGATTTGAATTCTGATCAGTACCAGTACAtgaatgggaaaaacaaacattctATTCGAAGGTTGGACCCAGAGTACTGGAAGACCATACTGagttgtgtgtatgtttttatagTCTTTGGGTTTACATCTTTCATTATGGTTATAGTCCACGAGCGAGTGCCTGACATGCAGACCTATCCACCACTCCCGGATATATTCTTAGACAGGTAAGTTTTGTTTCTCGTTGCCAAATTTGTAGGAGATTGCTATAACAGCAATGATAAGAATATGTTTATGataattatttattgttgttgGTTTGGTTAATATATACGTTCCATTTGCTTTATCTGGTGGTATGGAAAGATATGCTTTGAAATTGGCTCTTTCTCTTAGAGTAAATTAGACCTTAAGCCTAGGTGAGTGGGAAAGACCactgcttaatttatttttctatagctATATTATAGCTCCCCGAGCACTTCAGATTTTAAAGGGGTTTCCCGGAATGTTGTTTGTAATAAATggaatttcattattattattttttttaatgatgtcagGATTCTACTTCTCCAAAAATATGGGGAGGTCTCCTGTATCACCAAATAACTTGGACTTATCACAGATAGTACAAACTGATTCATCAATAGCATTCTGTTGTTTTCATGAACTACCGAGTGCATGATAaagaatatagtatatgtatatgaaaaataagaCTAGAACAAACCTCAAAACTGTTTTGAcactggtgatttttaaaaatcttcttaaaGTTTATAGtgctttcttgtttatttttataaaaggttTTACCCTTTTATAAGTGCCTTATGGTCTGTGATTGTTTAAATGAAATGGATTGAAATGTCCACATTAAGATGGCAGAATGACATACATATCACACTTTCAAACCTCGACTGAAAGCATAGTTAAAGAggtttttaatgtttgtttcttttaacttgTAAGCCCACAGGATGGGGCAGataagagaggagaaaacagtCATACATTTTTAGAAGTTTGAAAGCAGATGGCTGAGTGGCAACTAGCAGACCTGAAATAACCTAATTCTGAAACAGTAATCAAGAAAACTGAGAACCAACCCAACCTATGTTTCAGATTTCTCAAAGCTCTGGACATTGCAGATGAAAGGGTGGTACTAAAATAAGGAGAATTGAATGAAAGCTGTTAGATCCGGATATGTCCTTCTCTCTTCTGTACAGTTTTCCCGACTGTAAATGAAGCCCCCAAGGAAGTAAGGAAGAAAGCATGTGGATATCTGGGAAAGAGCATTCTAGCAGAGGAAACAGTAGGGTGCAGAAATCCAGAACGGGTCGTATGCTTAACATGTTTAAGGAATGGCGAGTGAGAGATGGGGAGAACAGTTGCAGATGAGGTCTGAGAGGAGACAGGAACCCGGATTGTGTAGGGACTGGATGGTTGTAAagactttggttttcattttgagTGAAAAGGGAAGCCATTGGGAAGTATTTAGGAGAAGAGTAGAGTGaactaatttccattttaaaaggtcCCTCTCACTGTTATATTAAGAATAGCCTTGGGGTGGAAGTGGGAAAGCAGGGAAATTATTGAATTCATCTAGACAAAAAGGAGGTTGATTGGATGATAGTAGTGGTAGAGATGGTgtgaaagaatgtgtgtgtgtgtgtgtgtgtgtgtgtgtatatatatatatatatatatatatatagagagagagagagagagagagagagagagagagaatgagagcaGCCAAGATTTGCTGATGAATTTGTATGTAAGGTGTAAGTGAAAGAGAGACGTCAAGGATTATCCCAAGATTTTTGACCTGAGCATCTGGATGGATGGCATTGCcctttacagaaatggaaagactgtGGAAGGAGCTGACTTGGAGAGAAAATAAGGGTTTGGTTTTAGGCGTGTCAAGTTTGAGATATCTTTTACACCAAATCAGATAGCAAATAAGAAATGGGAAGATGAATTGGAATTCGGAGAACTCTAGGCTGATTTTGCATTTACCAGCATAGGTAAAGCCATGATATTAGATAAGGTCTCCTAGGGagtgagaagggaaaagaagaagattGAAAATTGATTTCAAGAACATTATAATATTTAGAGGTCAGAGAAGTAAGGCAAAACCAGCAAACAAGACTGTGACTGTCAGGGCAGAAAGAGAGAGTGGTATCTTGGAAACTAAGTTATAGA includes:
- the SAMD8 gene encoding sphingomyelin synthase-related protein 1 isoform X4 — its product is MPARSRHRPRFHSGSPPRAPPPPLEVLHSGESRRVPDSDGGSDADSEVGPGSPTRTAEAVEDEMAGPNQLCIRRWTTKHVAVWLKDEGFFEYVDILCNKHRLDGITLLTLTEYDLRSPPLEIKVLGDIKRLMLSVRKLQKIHIDVLEEMGYNSDSPLSSMTPFISALQSAEWLCNGEPSHDCDGPIADLNSDQYQYMNGKNKHSIRRLDPEYWKTILSCVYVFIVFGFTSFIMVIVHERVPDMQTYPPLPDIFLDSVPRIPWAFAMTEVCGMILCYIWLLVLLLHKHRSILLRRLCSLMGTVFLLRCFTMFVTSLSVPGQHLQCTGKIYGSVWEKLHRAFAIWSGFGMTLTGVHTCGDYMFSGHTVVLTMLNFFVTECKYLFSASMHIR